In one window of Tachypleus tridentatus isolate NWPU-2018 chromosome 2, ASM421037v1, whole genome shotgun sequence DNA:
- the LOC143245406 gene encoding uncharacterized protein LOC143245406 — protein sequence MMRTVFVALMMVVCFHLTISATVVDDEDDSLDPDSQVELLSPDDEEGFFFNHNINPFNFPDFSEMFKNMFELMNGIQKRIIEESKKYPENYNDTLTEEVVINGKRYKMKKKVIRRFDNTSSIFISAVSYIPAERRKRALLSKLSDL from the exons ATGATGAGAACAGTGTTTGTAGCTCTGATGATGGTTGTCTGTTTTCATCTTACGATCTCTGCTACTGTGGTTGATGATGAAGACGATAGCTTGGATCCTGACAGCCAGGTGGAGCTCTTGTCTCCAGATGATGAAGAAGGGTTTTTTTTCAACCACAACATAAACCCATTCAACTTTCCGGACTTTAGCGAAATGTTCAAGAACATGTTCG AATTAATGAACGGAATTCAGAAAAGAATCATcgaagaaagtaaaaaatatccTGAAAACTACAATGATACATTAACGGAAGAAGTGGTTATTAATGGCAAGAGATACAAGATGAAGAAGAAAGTCATCCGAAGATTTGACAACACATCTTCAATCTTCATCAGTGCTGTGTCCTACATTCCCGCGGAAAGGAGAAAG AGGGCGCTGCTCAGCAAACTGTCGGATCTATAG